The Zingiber officinale cultivar Zhangliang chromosome 10A, Zo_v1.1, whole genome shotgun sequence genome contains a region encoding:
- the LOC122027875 gene encoding uncharacterized protein LOC122027875: MGNVGEDRGSKRWDRRKQEDAIGYWCGESAAMVANKRVMVVVDQSGRSKHAMKCALTHLVNKGDLLTLLHVVPPNPRRYLRSSVAGAGAGAGHDIPTLANSLGALCKACKPEVEVEALVIKGPKLAAVLSQVRKLEVSVLVLSQGKPSPLCCMIRSSSEEFVEECISNAECLTLAVRKQSRGVGGYLLSSRWHKNFWLLA; the protein is encoded by the exons ATGGGTAATGTTGGTGAGGACAGGGGTTCAAAGAGGTGGGATAGAAGGAAACAGGAGGATGCTATAGGGTACTGGTGCGGGGAGAGTGCAGCGATGGTAGCCAACAAAAGGGTGATGGTGGTGGTAGACCAGAGTGGCAGATCCAAGCATGCTATGAAATGTGCACTGACCCATCTGGTCAACAAGGGAGACCTCCTTACCCTCCTCCATGTCGTCCCTCCTAACCCTCGCCGCTACCTCAGGAGCTCTGTAGCAGGCGCAGGCGCAGGAGCAGGACATGATATTCCCACCCTCGCAAATTCCCTCGGTGCCCTTTGCAAAGCCTGCAAACCAGAG GTGGAGGTGGAGGCTCTGGTCATTAAGGGCCCGAAGCTGGCTGCAGTCCTGAGCCAAGTGAGGAAGCTTGAGGTGTCCGTTCTGGTGCTGAGCCAAGGAAAGCCTTCTCCACTTTGTTGCATGATCCGCAGCAGCAGCGAGGAATTCGTAGAGGAGTGCATTAGCAACGCGGAGTGCTTGACGCTGGCGGTGAGGAAGCAGAGCAGGGGAGTCGGTGGGTACTTGCTCAGCTCAAGGTGGCACAAGAACTTCTGGCTGTTGGCCTAA